The sequence below is a genomic window from Natrinema salifodinae.
AGCGTCTTCGGCGGCCGCGAGGGCCGCATCGACGTCCGCCTCGGTTCCGCGTTGGAACGTCGCCAGCGTCTCCCCGGTGGCGGGGTTCTCGCTCTCGAAGGTATCGCCGCCGTCGCCGCCTCCGTCGGTCCACTCGCCGCCGATGTAGTGGCCGTGTACTTGTTCGGTGACTTGCTGGCTCATACTAGAACGGACGGCGAGCGCGGTGAAAGTCTTGGTGGTGGTTCACACGTACCGAATCTTCGCGCGTACGGAGTCGTCAGTCCGGCGGGTGCATTCCGGTCCCGCTTCGACCGGTGTTCCGACGCCGACGGAGCCGTGGCAGGTGAGAGCCGCCGATTTCGATGAGTCCCAGCCGATGCGCCGCGAGATAGACGAGGAGGGCCCCGAAGAACGTCGCGGGGGTCAACCCGAGGTGCCAGAGAATCGCGGACCAGGTGCCGTTTCCGAGCAGCGCTTCGCCCGTCCGCTCGAGGACGTACAAGACCGGTGGGTGTGCGACGTAAATTCCGACGGCGTATTTCCCCCACGACGGTAACGGGGTGGCTTTGCCAAGGTTCGGTCGCGAGAGGAGAAAGAGGAACAGCGAGACGGTAACCAGCGCGGTCGCGATCGTGTAACTCGCCGTGTAGACGCCCTGTACAATCGTCTCTCCCGAGAAGACGTATCCCAGCACGTATCGCTCGACGAGATGGAGCGCTCCAAAGCCGACGGTCGCACCGAGATAAAGCGTGCTTCGCTCGCTACTCGGCTGCCAGTCGGACGAGTAGATGACGTAGCCGAGGCTGGTGTAGAAGAACCCGAAGAACAGCGCGTCTCTGATCTCGAACGGAACGTCCACGAACATCGTATAACTCGCTCCCAGAAGCCCGATGAGGTGGAATCCGATCGAAACCGGCAGCAGATACGCCGTCATATTCGTGACGGTAAAGAGGTAAATAAGTGCGAGCGAGAAGCCGAGCGCCGGGAGAAACCACAGGATCTCGGAGATGGAGTTCCCGTAGTAGAGCAGTTCGAGCGGCGAACCGAATTCGGCCAGTTTGAGGACGAGTTCGCTCGCGAGAGCACGATTTTCCGACTCCGCGCGAACGACGGCCCCCGCGAGAAAAACGGGCGCAGAGAGCGCCAGTCCGAACACGTAGATCGACGCGATGGTGGTCGCTCGTTTGATGAAATACTTGGTCGGATCACGGCGGGTCGTTTTGAGGGCGAAGAAGTACCCCGCCGTCACGAAAAAGAACGGAACCGCGAACCGTGCGGACGATTCTATCAGAAAATTTACTATGTTGCCGTACGCGTTAAGATCCCGAAACGGCGTCGTATGAATCGAGACGACGAACGCCATTGCGATTATTCGCATCGCATCGATACTGTGGATTCGGTTGGTCATGATTCGTGAAAATACGTTCTGAATGCGTTATTTCGGCTCGATTGACTGTTCGTCAGCCCGCAGCGTGTCTGACGAGAACACCAACAATCTGTTTCAAGAAAGTTCCGGTTAGCACCCATAACTGTACTGTCTATAATGAGCTCCTGACAAGGAGAAATCACAACCGACGATCACGTCTCTTCGGGAGCGAGTCTGCCGAGAGACCGGTCGCCGGACTGCATTCCGACCGAGACACCGAAGATCGAACCGGTGCGCCGGCGGTGCGTGTCTCTCACCGATCACGATCGTGGCGGCGTCGCGTACCTGGGTCACGATTCCGGCGCGGTTCCGGACTCGAAGACGTCCGAACTCAGTTCCCGAATCGAGTGTACTGATCCGGTCCCACGACGGGACCAGGCTGCCCGTAGCTATCGATCCTCCTCCTCACCGCGATCCTTCGTGACGGTCCGATCTCCCTCCGGTGGCGCCTCCTCGGTGTCGGGGTGGCGCTCGTCGCCCGACTCCGTCATTCCCTCCGTCGACGGTTCGAGACCCTCGCCCGTCCGGCCCTCCTCGTCCGCGGCCGGGTCGTCGGGCGTTCCCGACGGCGGCCCCATGGTCCGTTGCTCGGCGCTGTCGTCGCGGTGGTCGGTGCGCTCGTCGCGTTCGATGACGGGATCAGCGCCTTCTTCGTCCGACTCCGCCAGCGAGGCCTGGTCGTCGGCGAGTCGAATCGCGTCCGCGGTGACCTCGCCGACGGTGGCTTCGTCTAGCGGAACGATCTCCTCGTCGGCCTCCCAGTCGAGGACGGCCCGAATCGCGCTCGTCGCACCCTCGTCGACGTCGACGTACGCGGTGTCGTCCTCGGTCATCCGGACGGTCCCGAGCGACTCGCCGTCCGCCGTCTCGACCCGCTTGCCGACGTCGTCGTCGGTAAACGTCGCACACATGTCTCGGTTTAGCGCCATCCGCCGAAAACCAGTGGTGCCTGCACTGGCCTGTCAGGTAGCGTCGCGCGACCGGCGCGCGGTGACCGTTGCCGATCTCGTCGCCTGGTCGCCGCTCGTCGCTAACCGCCGAGGTCGGCTGCCTTCTCGAGTTCGCTTCGCAGCGTCGTCGAGTCGAACTCGTGGTCAGGCCGCAGCCGAACGAAATCGAGGAACTCCCGGGCCGACAGGAGCGTTTCGGGTCCGTATGCCGTCGCGGCCGCTTTGACGGCGTCGCGCGGCCCGATTCGCGGTTCGAGGACCGCGAGAGCACAGGCCAGGTCGTACGCCGTCGTCTCGGCGACGCGGTCGTCGTGGACGCTGGTCGCGTCGATGAAGTAGAACTCGTCGTCGCACAGCAGGATGTTCTCGGCCCGCAGGTCGCCGTGGGCCAGGCCGTGGTCGTGCAGCGCCGCGAGCATGTCGAACAACTCCGGCGCGCGCTCGGTGACCAGATCGTCGGAGACATCGTCGAGCGATTCGAACTCCGGGAGGAACTCGAGGACGAGCACGCCCAGGCCGTTGACTTCGAAGGCGTCGATCGGTCTGGGCGCGTTGACGCCGATTTCGCGCATGCGTTCG
It includes:
- a CDS encoding acyltransferase, with the protein product MTNRIHSIDAMRIIAMAFVVSIHTTPFRDLNAYGNIVNFLIESSARFAVPFFFVTAGYFFALKTTRRDPTKYFIKRATTIASIYVFGLALSAPVFLAGAVVRAESENRALASELVLKLAEFGSPLELLYYGNSISEILWFLPALGFSLALIYLFTVTNMTAYLLPVSIGFHLIGLLGASYTMFVDVPFEIRDALFFGFFYTSLGYVIYSSDWQPSSERSTLYLGATVGFGALHLVERYVLGYVFSGETIVQGVYTASYTIATALVTVSLFLFLLSRPNLGKATPLPSWGKYAVGIYVAHPPVLYVLERTGEALLGNGTWSAILWHLGLTPATFFGALLVYLAAHRLGLIEIGGSHLPRLRRRRNTGRSGTGMHPPD
- a CDS encoding RIO1 family regulatory kinase/ATPase domain-containing protein translates to MDIRRLARGSVEWSRIERVVRTLADRYDRECVRVEFLEADNWLSTPCVIDDEWFVKIVSRQNALVHAVLTTGRNVGAFSSGTEGFFDRFDTPREMVEHEHAATERMREIGVNAPRPIDAFEVNGLGVLVLEFLPEFESLDDVSDDLVTERAPELFDMLAALHDHGLAHGDLRAENILLCDDEFYFIDATSVHDDRVAETTAYDLACALAVLEPRIGPRDAVKAAATAYGPETLLSAREFLDFVRLRPDHEFDSTTLRSELEKAADLGG